The Bifidobacterium animalis subsp. animalis ATCC 25527 genomic interval CGTGCCCGCATACGTCGGCTCGCAGCTGATTCCGTGCCGCTCACTCCGACGCAGGCGGAATGGCATGTGGCTGGCGCACATTTCGCACATCGAGGAAAAGACCGCGGCACATGCGATGGCCAACGGGTGTGGCACGGGTAGTCTCGTGGGTATGGCGAATCTGCAGATGTCACAGGAAACGCGCGAATTCATACGCGCGCATGCCGGCGAAGACGTGCGCGAACTGGCATTGCATGCGAAACGCGACGTGCCCGGGCTTGATCTGCCGTTCGCGCTCGACCAGATTGCCGGCCACGAGATCGCGCGCACAAAACTGCCGCAGTGGGCCGCGTGCGAGGGCATTGTGTACCCGCCGCATCTGGCGATGGAACAGTGTTCGTCGCAGTTCACCGCGGAATACAAGGCACAGGTGGCGGCACAGCTGGTGGCGGGGGAAAGCGAGCCCACGCTGGTCGATCTCACCGGCGGATTCGGCGTCGATTTCAGCGCCATGGTGCGCGGATTCGCACAGGGCACCTATGTGGAGCGGCAGGAGGGGCTGTGCGAGGTCGCGCGGCATAATCTGCGCGAACTTGGGCTCGGCGGTCGTGCTGACGTGGTGTGCGGAGACGGCGTGGATCACCTTGAGCAGATGTCGCCGGCGACGTTGATCTACCTTGACCCGGCGCGCCGTGATGAGCATGGCGCGCGCACCTATGCGATCGAGGACTGCACGCCGAACGCCCTCGCACTGCGCGAACAGCTGCTCGACAAGGCGCCGTTCGTGATGATCAAGCTCTCGCCCATGCTCGACTGGCGCAAGGCCATCGCGGATTTCGCCGGCTCGGTTGCGCAGGTGCACATCACCGCGACGGGGAACGAATGCAAGGAGATTGTGGTCGTGCTAGCGCGCGGTGAACATGAGCGCGTGCGGGTCGTCTGTGTGAACGATGCGCAGCGGCTTGAATTCGAGGTCGGGGCGGATTCCGCGGGGCCATGGCAGCGCGCGGATGTGCTCGATGCGCGCGAGCTGGACGCGCAGCGGTACCTGTACGAACCGAACGCGGCGATCATGAAGGCGGGCGCGTTCGGCGAGATCACACGCAACTATGATGTGCGGCAGATTGGCGCGAACAGTCATCTGTTCGTGAGTGGGCACCCGCTGGCAGATTTTCCCGGGCGCGCGTTCGAGATCACGGCGCTCGGCACGATGAACAAGCGCGACGTCAGGCAGGTGCTTGGCGGAATCTCCGCGGCGAACGTGAGCGTGCGGAACTTCCCGCTCACTGTGCAGCAGTTGCGGCGCAAACTCAAGCTGCGCGACGGCGGAGACGTGTACCTGTTCGCGACCACTGTGGCGGGCAGGCATATGCTGCTGCGCACGCGGAAAATGGCGTGAGCACGGGGCGGCCGCAGAGTCGCGCCGGGCGGCCATTGTGTCGGGTGAA includes:
- a CDS encoding THUMP-like domain-containing protein, encoding MQMSQETREFIRAHAGEDVRELALHAKRDVPGLDLPFALDQIAGHEIARTKLPQWAACEGIVYPPHLAMEQCSSQFTAEYKAQVAAQLVAGESEPTLVDLTGGFGVDFSAMVRGFAQGTYVERQEGLCEVARHNLRELGLGGRADVVCGDGVDHLEQMSPATLIYLDPARRDEHGARTYAIEDCTPNALALREQLLDKAPFVMIKLSPMLDWRKAIADFAGSVAQVHITATGNECKEIVVVLARGEHERVRVVCVNDAQRLEFEVGADSAGPWQRADVLDARELDAQRYLYEPNAAIMKAGAFGEITRNYDVRQIGANSHLFVSGHPLADFPGRAFEITALGTMNKRDVRQVLGGISAANVSVRNFPLTVQQLRRKLKLRDGGDVYLFATTVAGRHMLLRTRKMA